ATGCGCGCGCCGCCGACGGCCATGGCGTCGACATCATCCAGAACTGCGAGGTGACCGGCTTTGTCCGCGACGGCGACAGGATCGTCGGCGTGGAGACGAGCAAGGGCCGCATCGGCGCCGGCAAGGTCGGCCTCGCGGTCGCCGGCCACACCTCGGTGCTCGGCCGCAAGGCCGGGCTGGAACTGCCGATCGAAAGCCACGTGCTGCAGGCCTTCGTCACCGAGCCGCTGAAGCCGCTGGTCGACCATGTCGTGGCCTATGGCGCCGATCATTTCTATGTCAGCCAATCCGACAAGGGCGGGCTGGTCTTCGGCGGCAATCTCGACGGCTACAATTCCTATGCCCAGCGCGGCAATCTCGGCGTCGTGCGCGAGGTGTCGGAAGCGGCAATCGCGCTGATGCCCTGCATCTCGCGCGTCCGGCTGCTGCGCCATTGGGGCGGCGTCATGGACATGACGCCCGACGCAAGCCCGATCATCTGCCCGACGCCGATCGACGGGCTCTATCTCAACGGCGGTTGGTGCTATGGCGGCTTCAAGGCGACGCCCGCCTCGGGCTGGTGCTTCGCGCACACCCTGGCGACCGGCACGCCGCATCCCTTGATCGCCGCCTATCGCCTTGACCGTTTCCGCACCGGCCGCACGCTCGACGAGGCCGGCGTCGGCCCTTCGGCCTGGCTGCAATAGAGAGCAAGAGAAAATGCTTCGCATCGAATGCCCGTGCTGCGGCCCGCGCGACCATGACGAGTTCCGCTATGGCGGCGACGCTTCGGTAGCGCGTCCGGCGCATGACGATCCCGATCCGGAAGCCTGGTACCGCTATGTCTATGTGCGGAACAATCCGGCCGGACCGCACCGCGAGTTCTGGCAGCACGTGTCCGGCTGCCGGCAGTGGCTGATCGTCGAGCGCGACACCAGAAATCACACCATCGCATCGGTCGGCTTTGCCCGGAAAATGACCAGGAAAGTGCCCGCATGAACAGAAATCGCCTCGCCACCGGCGGCCGCATCGACCGCGCGCGGCCGCTGGGCTTCGTCTTCGATGGCCGCGAACTCACCGGGTATCATGGCGACACATTCGCTTCCGCGCTACTCGCCAACGGCGTCGCGCTCACCGGCCGCAGCTTCAAATATCACCGGCCGCGCGGCATATTTTCGGCCGGCCCGGAAGAGCCGAACGCGCTGGTCACGCTCGGAACCGGCGGGCGGCGCGAGCCGAACCTGCCGGCGACGACGCTCGAACTGGCGGACGGCATGACCGCCGAAAGCCAGAATCGCTGGCCCTCGCTCGCCTTCGACATGCAGAGCATCAACGGGCTGTTTTCGCCCTTCCTTTCGGCCGGCTTCTACTACAAGACATTCATGGGGCCGACGCGGCGCGCCTGGATGTTCTATGAGCATTTCATCCGCAAGGCGGCGGGCCTGGGTCGCGCCGGCACCGAGCCGGATCCCGGCCGCTACGAGGCGCGGCATGCATTCGCCGACGTCGCCGTCGTCGGCGGCGGCCCCGCCGGCCTGTCGGCGGCGCGCGCCGCCGCGGCCGCCGGCGCAAGCGTCGCTCTCATCGAGCAGGACTTTTTGCTCGGCGGCCAGCTTTTGTCCGAACGCCCGGACGGAGAGGCCGCCGCCTGGCTGAGCGCGGTCGAGGCCGAACTGGCGGGCTTCGGCAATGTCGCCCTGATGCGCAGGACGATGGCGTTCGGGACCTTCGACGGCAACACGCTGGGGCTGATCGAGCGATGCGACGATCCGGCGGCGGAAAGCGCCGCGCGCCAGGTCTTCACCATGCTTCGCGCCCGTTCCATCGTCTTTGCCACCGGCGCCATCGAACGGCCGCTGGTCTTTTCCAACAACGACCGGCCGGGCGTCATGCTGGCGTCCGCCGCCCGGACGTATCTCAACCGTTTCGCAGTCCTGCCGGGCAAGAAGGTCCTCATCGCCACCACGAATGACGGCGCCTACCGCGCCGCCTTCGACCTCGCCGCCGCCGGCGCCGAGGTGATGGTCGCGGATCAGCGCGGCGCCCCGCCCGTTAGCCTGGCTGCGGATGCGAGCCGCCTGAACGTAGCGATCCGACCCGGCACCTTGATCACCGACCTGCGCGGCGGCCATGCGGTGAAAGCCGCGCGGCTGGCTGGGCCGGACGGCAAGCTGGAAGTTGCTTGCGATCTCGTCTGCCTGTCCGGCGGCTGGTCGCCGAGCGTGCATCTTAGCTCGCATCTCGGCGTCAAGCCGGTCTATCGCGGCGAGATCGACGGCTTCGTTCCGGGCGGCTTTCCGGCAGGCCAGTTCGGCGCCGGCGCGATGATGGGACGCTTCTCGACTGTCACCGCCATCGAGGACGGCCACCGCGCCGGCGCGGAAGCCGCATCGTCTTGCGGAAAATCAAAAGCCGTGCCGGCGCCGCTCAAGCTCGACCTCGGCGAGGCGGCATCCGGTCCGTTCCGCGCGATCCCGTCCGTCGGACGCGGCAAGGCCTTCGTCGACTTCCAGATGGACGTGACCACCAAGGACATCGAGCTCGCCCATCGCGAGGGTTATGAATCGGTCGAGCACCTGAAGCGCTACACCACGCTCGGCATGGGCACCGACCAGGGCAAGACCAGCAATTTCGCAGCGCTGTCGGCCATGGCGGCGCTGCGCCAGGCGACGATCCAACAAACCGGGACCACGACCTTTCGCCCGCCCTACGCGCCCGTCGCGATCGGCGCGCTCGCCGGCCGCGCCGTCGGCCACCATTTCAAGCCGATCCGCCGCACGCCGATGCATGACCGGCATTTGGCCGACGGCGCCGAAATGCTCGAGGTCGGGCTCTGGATGCGGCCCTATTTCTACCGCGGCGCCGGGCGCGACGTGAACGAAGCCTATGTCGCCGAGATGCGCATGGTGCGCGAAGCCGCCGGGCTGATGGATATCTCCACCCTCGGCAAGATCGACGTGCAAGGGCCGGACGCCGCCGCCTTCCTCGACCGTGTCTATGCCAACGGCTTCGCCAAGCTGCCGGTCGGCCGCGCCCGCTACGGCGTCATGCTGCGCGACGACGGCATCGTCTTCGACGACGGCACGACCACGCGGCTCTCGGAAACCCGGTTCTTCATGACCACCTCGACCGCCAAGGCGGCCGATGTGCAGTCGCGGCTGGAATTCCTGCTCGACACCGCATGGCCGGAGCTGCGTGTCGCCGTCACCTCGGTCAGCGACGAATGGGCGGCGGTGTCGGTCGCCGGCCCGAGGAGCCGCGATGTCCTTGCCGCGGCCTTCCCGGGGCTCGACGTCTCGAACGAGGCGCTGCCTCATATGGGCTTCATCGAGGCCGAGTTCGACGGATGCGCGCTGCGCATCATCCGCCTCAGCTATTCAGGCGAGCGCGCCTACGAGATCTATGTCGGCGCCAGCCGCGGCGAGCGGCTCTGGAGCCACCTGCTGGAAGTGGGCGCGCCGTTTGGGCTGAAACCCTACGGGGTCGAGGCGCTCGGCGCGCTGCGCGTCGAGAAGGGCCACGTCGCCGGGCCGGAGATCGATGGCCGCACCACGCTCGACGATCTCGGCCTTGGCCGCATGGTCGGCAAGCGCACCGGCTTCGTCGGCGAAGTCCTGCGACATCGCCCGGCATTTCTTTCGCCCGACCGCCAGCGACTGGTTGGATTGGAATGCATCGAGGAGGGCAAGCGACTGCGCGGCGGGGCGATATTGTTCATGCCGAATGATGCAGTGGCCGGTCATGGACGCGGCCGGATCACCTCCGTCACTTTCAGCCCCGAGCTCGGCCGCTATGTCGGACTGGCACTGCTCGCCGGCGATGTCGCGGCAGAGGGCAGCGAGGTCGTCGCCGCCTATCCGATGCGGGCCGAGATTGTTCGCGCCCGCATCGTGTCGCCCGTGTTCCTCGATCCCAAGGGAGAGCGACTGCATGGCTGAGGCTCTGTCGTTGAACAGTTTCAACTCGTTGAAGGATTTCAAGCTTTCGGCAGCCGATTGCCCGATCGTCCAGATCGAAGGCTGGGACGGGACGCTGGCACGATTCGAAGCAAGCGTCTCGAAAGCATTGGGGGTGCCCCTGCCCGCAGCGGTCGGCGAGACGGTCCGCCATGCCGATGTCCTGATCGTCCGCGTTGCTCCGCGCCGTTTCTGGCTGATTTTTGAAACCGGCATAAAGCCGACGCCCCCGACCATCGATCCCGAACTGGGCTGTTCGGTTTTGCTCGACGAAGGTCGGGTGCGCCTCAGGATGGATGGAGCGCGTCTCCAAGAAATTCTCTCGAAATGTGTCGCCGTCAACTGGTCGTCGCCGGCGGCCGCTCCCGGCCACGCCTGGCACGCGGCCTTTCACCACATACCGGTGCTTCTGTTGCGCACAGCCGAAACCGCCTGCGACCTTATCGTGCCGCGAAGTTTCATGCGCAGTCTGACGGACTGGATCGCCGACAGCGCGGCAGGGTGAGTTGCCGAGCACCTCTCCGGCCAAGACTTTCGAATTGTGTCGTGAAAGGTTGCAGCCCCTCTTCCGGTGACGGCGAAAGCCGCATCCGCCGGTTTTGTACGGCTTTCAGTCGTCGGATTAACGAATCGTAGACCGCGCTGTCCTATTCTGGGACAGCGCGGATCCACTACCCATCGGCCGCGCAGGCGGCTCCGACCTTCAGGCAACCCTACCCCTAGTCGGAGCCGCCACCTTCTACATACCAGCAATGGTTGAATCAACCCTTACCAAGCATCCTTACTGGTGCATTTTGCCGATCGTTAGATTTTGAAATATCGGCGACACTATTCGTGGCACCGGAGACATCGTCATCGATCTCGGTTGCACGCATTCTGCTATGATTTGCTTTCACCGTGTCCAATAGCATCCGCGAACCTTCCTAAAATGCCTCGCTAAACATATTAGCGATCAACAATATATTAACGGCTATGGCGCAACCTTCCCGCGCCGGGGATGAGAACCGCCCCCTGATCGACGATCCGGCACCGATGTGCCGAGACGTTCGACCGATGCGGAGCAAAACGCATGAGTGTCGAAACTGCGCTGGCGCAACTGTTGCGCATGCTTCACCGTCGAGCCTTGAATTTGGCAACCTTGCCGGACGACGAAAGAGACCCGCACTACGACCGCATCCGCCGCTCATGCTGCGGAGCAGCCGAACATATCGGCCAGAGCCCCGACAATGCAGCCATCACAGCCAACAGCATGGTCGAGTTTACACGCGCCATGGTCGGGATCATCGAGGCAAGGCACGAGTAGGACGGCGGGAGAAGAAGAGGCGATCGGCCGCCGAACGACCTGTCCGCAGTGCGGCGGCCGGATCTAGCCAGGCTGCCCAACAATTTCGCCTTCCGGTAAAGGGACGACCCCTGCCCGCCGGCTGGCCTCGCCACGATCTCATCCACGACATCACTACAGCAATTTCTCCCAAGACCTGGAGCCCGCAACGCTGCGACGATCGGGTCGGTAATGTTGCAGCGCCTTGTCGCTGCGCGCCTATCCATCGGAGAAAAGCATGACGAGCACAATTTTCCCGTTTCTCGCGGCTCTCGGATCTGAAGGTCCCCCGGCAGACCGAGCGAAAGACATGGACCTCTATGGATGGTTGATCGGAAGCTGGGAGATGGACACCGTCCACCACCTCGACGACGGCACAATCCGGAAATGGAATGGAGAATGCCATTTTGGCTGGGTGCTCGAAGGTCGAGCGATTCAGGACATCTGGATCAGGCCCAAGCGCCCGGCACCCTCCACCATGTACGGCACGACTTTGCGCATCTTCGATCCCGCGATCGGCGGCTGGCACATCATCTGGAGCGATCCCCTCAACCAGGATTACTCGCGCCAGATCGGGCGGGCCGAGGGCAAGGACATCGTCCAGATCGGCGACGACTCGCGCGGCCTGCAAACGCGATGGCGGTTCACGGAGATCACCCCCGACAGCTTCCATTGGATCGGCGAGGAAAGATCTGCCGAGAGCGATCCCTGGCGAGTGACGTATGAGCATTTCGCGCGGCGTACAAATTCCTGACTTGGCCGGTGGCGACATCCTTCGGGCCGGCGGCGTATTACCCGCAATTCATGGTTGCCATCGTCCTTGCTGGCCGACGGGACCGATAATGCCAAAATGACAAGGCGCGGCCGAGACCGCGCCCTTTCCGATCCATCAGCGCCGACGCCAGCCGTCAGCGAACGCCTGAAGCCTACTCCGCCGCCTCGTATCCCGCGATGCCCTTGATCTCCAGAAAATCCTCCAGTCCGTATTCGGCGTATTCGCGGCCGTTGCCGGATTGCTTGTAGCCGCCGAAGGGGAGGCCGGCGTCCCAGGTCGGGTAGTTGATATAGACGTTGCCGGAGCGCATGCGGGCCGCCGCCTGGCGCGCCTTCTCGATGTCCTTGGCCTGGATGTACGAGGCAAGGCCGAAGACGGTGTCGTTGGCCTGCTCGATCGCCTGCTCGACCGTGTCGTAAGGCATGATCGACAGCACCGGCCCAAAGATCTCTTCCTTGGCGATGCGCATGTCGTGCGTGACGTTGGCGAAAACCGTCGGGCGGACATAGTAGCCGCGGTTGAGCTCGGCCGGGCGGCCGGGGCCGCCGGTGACCAGGGTCGCGCCTTCCTCGATGCCGCTCTGGATCAAGCCTTGGATCTTGTCGAACTGCAGTTGGCTGACCACTGGACCCAGCTTTGTTCCCGGCGCATCGGCCGGGCCGACGGTGAATTTCTCCGCCGCCGTCTTGGCGTAGCCGGCCGCCTCGTCATGGCGCTCGCGCGGCACGAACATGCGGGTCGGCGCGTTGCAGGACTGGCCGCTGTTGCCGAAGCAGCCGGCGACGCCCTTGGCGACGGCCC
The window above is part of the Mesorhizobium sp. WSM4904 genome. Proteins encoded here:
- a CDS encoding sarcosine oxidase subunit beta family protein, which gives rise to MRYSAFSIFRNGLSGQKNWQRAWRAAEPKPTYDVIIVGGGGHGLSTAFYLAENHGIRNVAVLEKGYIGGGNVGRNTTVIRSNYLLDGNTQFYEFSVKLWEGLSQALNFNVMFSQRGQIVTAHSADQLDAFSHRANIMRLNGIDADILDRDEVRRLVPYLDFSDTARFPIHGAILQGRAGTARHDAVAWGYARAADGHGVDIIQNCEVTGFVRDGDRIVGVETSKGRIGAGKVGLAVAGHTSVLGRKAGLELPIESHVLQAFVTEPLKPLVDHVVAYGADHFYVSQSDKGGLVFGGNLDGYNSYAQRGNLGVVREVSEAAIALMPCISRVRLLRHWGGVMDMTPDASPIICPTPIDGLYLNGGWCYGGFKATPASGWCFAHTLATGTPHPLIAAYRLDRFRTGRTLDEAGVGPSAWLQ
- a CDS encoding sarcosine oxidase subunit delta; protein product: MLRIECPCCGPRDHDEFRYGGDASVARPAHDDPDPEAWYRYVYVRNNPAGPHREFWQHVSGCRQWLIVERDTRNHTIASVGFARKMTRKVPA
- a CDS encoding sarcosine oxidase subunit alpha family protein: MNRNRLATGGRIDRARPLGFVFDGRELTGYHGDTFASALLANGVALTGRSFKYHRPRGIFSAGPEEPNALVTLGTGGRREPNLPATTLELADGMTAESQNRWPSLAFDMQSINGLFSPFLSAGFYYKTFMGPTRRAWMFYEHFIRKAAGLGRAGTEPDPGRYEARHAFADVAVVGGGPAGLSAARAAAAAGASVALIEQDFLLGGQLLSERPDGEAAAWLSAVEAELAGFGNVALMRRTMAFGTFDGNTLGLIERCDDPAAESAARQVFTMLRARSIVFATGAIERPLVFSNNDRPGVMLASAARTYLNRFAVLPGKKVLIATTNDGAYRAAFDLAAAGAEVMVADQRGAPPVSLAADASRLNVAIRPGTLITDLRGGHAVKAARLAGPDGKLEVACDLVCLSGGWSPSVHLSSHLGVKPVYRGEIDGFVPGGFPAGQFGAGAMMGRFSTVTAIEDGHRAGAEAASSCGKSKAVPAPLKLDLGEAASGPFRAIPSVGRGKAFVDFQMDVTTKDIELAHREGYESVEHLKRYTTLGMGTDQGKTSNFAALSAMAALRQATIQQTGTTTFRPPYAPVAIGALAGRAVGHHFKPIRRTPMHDRHLADGAEMLEVGLWMRPYFYRGAGRDVNEAYVAEMRMVREAAGLMDISTLGKIDVQGPDAAAFLDRVYANGFAKLPVGRARYGVMLRDDGIVFDDGTTTRLSETRFFMTTSTAKAADVQSRLEFLLDTAWPELRVAVTSVSDEWAAVSVAGPRSRDVLAAAFPGLDVSNEALPHMGFIEAEFDGCALRIIRLSYSGERAYEIYVGASRGERLWSHLLEVGAPFGLKPYGVEALGALRVEKGHVAGPEIDGRTTLDDLGLGRMVGKRTGFVGEVLRHRPAFLSPDRQRLVGLECIEEGKRLRGGAILFMPNDAVAGHGRGRITSVTFSPELGRYVGLALLAGDVAAEGSEVVAAYPMRAEIVRARIVSPVFLDPKGERLHG
- a CDS encoding sarcosine oxidase subunit gamma family protein, whose amino-acid sequence is MAEALSLNSFNSLKDFKLSAADCPIVQIEGWDGTLARFEASVSKALGVPLPAAVGETVRHADVLIVRVAPRRFWLIFETGIKPTPPTIDPELGCSVLLDEGRVRLRMDGARLQEILSKCVAVNWSSPAAAPGHAWHAAFHHIPVLLLRTAETACDLIVPRSFMRSLTDWIADSAAG